The proteins below come from a single Ochotona princeps isolate mOchPri1 chromosome 13, mOchPri1.hap1, whole genome shotgun sequence genomic window:
- the TUBGCP2 gene encoding gamma-tubulin complex component 2 isoform X2, whose product MSEFRIHHDVNELLSLLRVRGGDGAEVYMDLLQKNRTPYVSTTVSAHSAKVKIAEFSRTPEDFLKKYDELKSKNARNLDPLVYLLSKLTEDRESFELTRKMLRDKQNKRNLGQPLPVFPAWVYERPALTGDFLIGSGLSTDVALPIGALPLAAQEAAVVEDLLYVLVGVDGRYITAQPLAGRQTRTFLVDPNLDLSIRELVNRILPVAASYSTVTRFIEEKSSFEYGQVNHALAAAMRTLVKEYLILVTQLEQLHRQGLLSLQKLWFYIQPAMRTVDILASLATSVDKGECLGGATLSLLHDRTVNYTGDSQAQELCLYLTKAASVPYFEVLEKWIYRGIINDPYSEFMVEEHELRKEKIQEDYNDRYWDQRYTVVPQQIPSFLQKMAGKILSTGKYLNVVRECGRDVTCPVAQEILYTLKERAYVEQIEKAFSYASRVLLDFLMQEQELLAHLRSIKRYFLMDQGDFFVHFMDLTEEELRKPVEDITPTRLEALLELALRMSTANTDPFKDDLKIDLMPHDLVTQLLRVLAIETRQEKAMAHVDPTELTLSGLEAFSFDYIVKWPLSLIISRKALTRYQMLFRHMFYCKHVERQLCNVWISNKAAKQHALTSARWFASAFTLRQRMLNFVQNIQYYMMFEVMEPTWHVLEKNLKSACNIDDVLGHHTSFLDTCLKDCMLTNPELLKVFSKLMSVCVMFTNCMQKFTQSLKLDSELGRLTLEHGTMLGPPTEAERAEERSRKESARRHLTEHMDTPQLASGFEAAISSFDKNFSAHLLDLLARLSIYSTSDCEHGMASVISRLDFNGFYAERLERLSAERSQRAAPPVPGPRGPSAAVPRVAVTAQ is encoded by the exons ATGAGTGAGTTTCGGATTCACCATGACGTCAACGAACTGCTCAGCTTGCTCCGTGTGCGTGGGGGCGACGGGGCAGAGGTCTACATGGACCTGCTACAGAAGAACAGGACGCCCTACGTGTCCACAACAGTGTCCGCTCACAGTGCCAAG GTTAAAATCGCGGAGTTTTCTCGTACTCCAgaagactttttaaagaaatatgatgAACTCAAATCCAAAAATGCAAGGAACCTGGATCCTTTGGTGTACTTGCTGTCAAAGTTGACAGAAGACAGAGAG TCCTTCGAGCTTACCAGAAAGATGCTTCGTGACAAGCAGAACAAGAGGAATCTGGGCCAGCCTCTCCCTGTCTTCCCGGCCTGGGTGTATGAGAGGCCAGCGCTGACAGGGGACTTTCTCATTGGCTCTGGGCTGAGTACGGATGTGGCCTTGCCCATAG GTGCACTGCCCCTGGCTGCCCAGGAGGCAGCTGTGGTGGAGGACTTGCTGTATGTGCTGGTGGGCGTGGATGGCCGGTATATCactgcccagcccctggctgggAGGCAGACTCGCACTTTCCTTGTGGACCCCAACCTTGACCTGTCCATCCGCGAGTTGGTGAACAGGATCCTCCCCGTGGCTGCCAGCTACTCCACTGTGACCAG GTTCATCGAGGAGAAGTCTTCCTTCGAGTATGGCCAGGTGAACCATGCGCTGGCGGCCGCCATGCGCACCCTGGTCAAGGAGTACCTGATCCTGGTCACACAGCTGGAACAGTTGCACAGACAGGGCCTGCTGTCGCTGCAGAAGCTCTGGTTCTACATCCAGCCGGCCATGCGCACTGTGGACATCCTGGCCTCCCTCG CCACCTCAGTGGACAAAGGTGAGTGCCTCGGGGGCGCAACGCTAAGCTTGCTCCACGACAGGACGGTCAACTACACAGGAGacagccaggcccaggagctgtgCCTGTACCTCACCAAGGCGGCCAGCGTGCCCTACTTTGAGGTTCTGGAAAAGTGGATCTATCGGGGCATCATCAATGACCCATACAG TGAGTTCATGGTGGAGGAGCACGAGCTGCGCAAGGAGAAGATCCAGGAGGACTACAACGACCGCTACTGGGACCAGCGCTACACTGTTGTGCCCCAACAGATCCCGTCCTTCCTGCAGAAAATGGCTGGCAAGATCCTCAGCACAG GGAAGTACCTGAATGTGGTCCGAGAGTGTGGCCGTGATGTCACATGCCCTGTGGCCCAGGAGATCCTCTACACACTGAAGGAGCGGGCATATGTGGAGCAGATCGAGAAGGCCTTCAGCTATGCCAGCAGGGTACTCCTGGACTTTCTGatgcaggagcaggagctgctggCCCACTTGAG GTCCATCAAGCGCTACTTCCTGATGGACCAGGGGGACTTTTTCGTGCACTTCATGGACCTCACCGAGGAAGAGCTAAGGAAACCTGTGGAAGACATCACGCCCACACGGCTGGAGGCCCTGCTGGAGCTGGCCCTGCGCATGAGCACTGCCAACACCGACCCCTTCAAGGATGACCTCAAG ATCGACCTAATGCCTCATGACCTGGTCACCCAGCTGCTCCGGGTGCTGGCCATCGAGACCAGGCAAGAGAAGGCCATGGCTCACGTGGACCCCACTGAGCTCACCCTTAGTGGGCTCGAGGCTTTCTCCTTTGACTACATCGTCAAGTGGCCGCTGTCGCTCATCATCAGCAG GAAGGCACTGACCCGCTACCAGATGCTGTTCCGGCACATGTTCTACTGCAAGCACGTGGAGCGTCAGCTCTGCAACGTGTGGATCAGCAACAAGGCCGCCAAGCAGCACGCGTTGACCTCAGCCCGCTG GTTCGCCAGTGCCTTCACGCTGCGCCAGCGCATGCTCAACTTCGTGCAGAACATCCAGTACTACATGATGTTCGAGGTCATGGAGCCCACCTGGCACGTTCTGGAGAAGAACCTCAAGTCT GCCTGCAACATTGATGACGTCCTGGGCCACCACACGAGCTTCCTGGACACGTGCCTGAAGGACTGCATGCTGACCAACCCTGAGCTGCTGAAGGTCTTCTCCAAGCTCATGTCGGTGTGCGTCATGTTCACTAACTGTATGCAG AAGTTCACACAGAGCCTGAAGCTGGACAGCGAGCTGGGCCGGCTGACGCTGGAGCATGGCACCATGCTGGGGCCACCCACAGAAGCCGAGCGGGCCGAGGAACGCAGCCGGAAGGAGTCTGCCAGGAGG CACCTGACCGAGCACATGGACACGCCTCAGCTGGCCTCTGGCTTCGAGGCTGCTATCAGCAGCTTTGACAAGAACTTCTCTGCTCACCTGCTGGACCTGCTGGCCCGACTGAGCATCTATAGCACTAGCGACTGCGAGCACGGCATGGCCAGTGTCATCTCCAG GCTGGACTTCAACGGCTTCTACGCGGAGCGCCTGGAGCGCCTGTCTGCAGAGAGGAGCCAGAGGGCAGCACCACCTGTGCCCGGCCCCCGAGGGCCCTCAGCAGCAGTGCCCAGGGTGGCGGTCACTGCACAGTGA
- the TUBGCP2 gene encoding gamma-tubulin complex component 2 isoform X1 has translation MSEFRIHHDVNELLSLLRVRGGDGAEVYMDLLQKNRTPYVSTTVSAHSAKVKIAEFSRTPEDFLKKYDELKSKNARNLDPLVYLLSKLTEDRETLQYLQQNAKDRGELAASSTTSFSVPASASKMSLQELEELRKQLGSVATGSTLQQSFELTRKMLRDKQNKRNLGQPLPVFPAWVYERPALTGDFLIGSGLSTDVALPIGALPLAAQEAAVVEDLLYVLVGVDGRYITAQPLAGRQTRTFLVDPNLDLSIRELVNRILPVAASYSTVTRFIEEKSSFEYGQVNHALAAAMRTLVKEYLILVTQLEQLHRQGLLSLQKLWFYIQPAMRTVDILASLATSVDKGECLGGATLSLLHDRTVNYTGDSQAQELCLYLTKAASVPYFEVLEKWIYRGIINDPYSEFMVEEHELRKEKIQEDYNDRYWDQRYTVVPQQIPSFLQKMAGKILSTGKYLNVVRECGRDVTCPVAQEILYTLKERAYVEQIEKAFSYASRVLLDFLMQEQELLAHLRSIKRYFLMDQGDFFVHFMDLTEEELRKPVEDITPTRLEALLELALRMSTANTDPFKDDLKIDLMPHDLVTQLLRVLAIETRQEKAMAHVDPTELTLSGLEAFSFDYIVKWPLSLIISRKALTRYQMLFRHMFYCKHVERQLCNVWISNKAAKQHALTSARWFASAFTLRQRMLNFVQNIQYYMMFEVMEPTWHVLEKNLKSACNIDDVLGHHTSFLDTCLKDCMLTNPELLKVFSKLMSVCVMFTNCMQKFTQSLKLDSELGRLTLEHGTMLGPPTEAERAEERSRKESARRHLTEHMDTPQLASGFEAAISSFDKNFSAHLLDLLARLSIYSTSDCEHGMASVISRLDFNGFYAERLERLSAERSQRAAPPVPGPRGPSAAVPRVAVTAQ, from the exons ATGAGTGAGTTTCGGATTCACCATGACGTCAACGAACTGCTCAGCTTGCTCCGTGTGCGTGGGGGCGACGGGGCAGAGGTCTACATGGACCTGCTACAGAAGAACAGGACGCCCTACGTGTCCACAACAGTGTCCGCTCACAGTGCCAAG GTTAAAATCGCGGAGTTTTCTCGTACTCCAgaagactttttaaagaaatatgatgAACTCAAATCCAAAAATGCAAGGAACCTGGATCCTTTGGTGTACTTGCTGTCAAAGTTGACAGAAGACAGAGAG ACCCTGCAGTATCTACAGCAGAACGCGAAGGACAGGGGTGAGCTGGCtgccagcagcaccaccagctTCAGCGTCCCAGCCTCGGCCTCCAAGATGTCCTtgcaggagctggaggagctcAGGAAGCAGCTGGGCAGTGTAGCCACAGGCTCCACCTTGCAGCAG TCCTTCGAGCTTACCAGAAAGATGCTTCGTGACAAGCAGAACAAGAGGAATCTGGGCCAGCCTCTCCCTGTCTTCCCGGCCTGGGTGTATGAGAGGCCAGCGCTGACAGGGGACTTTCTCATTGGCTCTGGGCTGAGTACGGATGTGGCCTTGCCCATAG GTGCACTGCCCCTGGCTGCCCAGGAGGCAGCTGTGGTGGAGGACTTGCTGTATGTGCTGGTGGGCGTGGATGGCCGGTATATCactgcccagcccctggctgggAGGCAGACTCGCACTTTCCTTGTGGACCCCAACCTTGACCTGTCCATCCGCGAGTTGGTGAACAGGATCCTCCCCGTGGCTGCCAGCTACTCCACTGTGACCAG GTTCATCGAGGAGAAGTCTTCCTTCGAGTATGGCCAGGTGAACCATGCGCTGGCGGCCGCCATGCGCACCCTGGTCAAGGAGTACCTGATCCTGGTCACACAGCTGGAACAGTTGCACAGACAGGGCCTGCTGTCGCTGCAGAAGCTCTGGTTCTACATCCAGCCGGCCATGCGCACTGTGGACATCCTGGCCTCCCTCG CCACCTCAGTGGACAAAGGTGAGTGCCTCGGGGGCGCAACGCTAAGCTTGCTCCACGACAGGACGGTCAACTACACAGGAGacagccaggcccaggagctgtgCCTGTACCTCACCAAGGCGGCCAGCGTGCCCTACTTTGAGGTTCTGGAAAAGTGGATCTATCGGGGCATCATCAATGACCCATACAG TGAGTTCATGGTGGAGGAGCACGAGCTGCGCAAGGAGAAGATCCAGGAGGACTACAACGACCGCTACTGGGACCAGCGCTACACTGTTGTGCCCCAACAGATCCCGTCCTTCCTGCAGAAAATGGCTGGCAAGATCCTCAGCACAG GGAAGTACCTGAATGTGGTCCGAGAGTGTGGCCGTGATGTCACATGCCCTGTGGCCCAGGAGATCCTCTACACACTGAAGGAGCGGGCATATGTGGAGCAGATCGAGAAGGCCTTCAGCTATGCCAGCAGGGTACTCCTGGACTTTCTGatgcaggagcaggagctgctggCCCACTTGAG GTCCATCAAGCGCTACTTCCTGATGGACCAGGGGGACTTTTTCGTGCACTTCATGGACCTCACCGAGGAAGAGCTAAGGAAACCTGTGGAAGACATCACGCCCACACGGCTGGAGGCCCTGCTGGAGCTGGCCCTGCGCATGAGCACTGCCAACACCGACCCCTTCAAGGATGACCTCAAG ATCGACCTAATGCCTCATGACCTGGTCACCCAGCTGCTCCGGGTGCTGGCCATCGAGACCAGGCAAGAGAAGGCCATGGCTCACGTGGACCCCACTGAGCTCACCCTTAGTGGGCTCGAGGCTTTCTCCTTTGACTACATCGTCAAGTGGCCGCTGTCGCTCATCATCAGCAG GAAGGCACTGACCCGCTACCAGATGCTGTTCCGGCACATGTTCTACTGCAAGCACGTGGAGCGTCAGCTCTGCAACGTGTGGATCAGCAACAAGGCCGCCAAGCAGCACGCGTTGACCTCAGCCCGCTG GTTCGCCAGTGCCTTCACGCTGCGCCAGCGCATGCTCAACTTCGTGCAGAACATCCAGTACTACATGATGTTCGAGGTCATGGAGCCCACCTGGCACGTTCTGGAGAAGAACCTCAAGTCT GCCTGCAACATTGATGACGTCCTGGGCCACCACACGAGCTTCCTGGACACGTGCCTGAAGGACTGCATGCTGACCAACCCTGAGCTGCTGAAGGTCTTCTCCAAGCTCATGTCGGTGTGCGTCATGTTCACTAACTGTATGCAG AAGTTCACACAGAGCCTGAAGCTGGACAGCGAGCTGGGCCGGCTGACGCTGGAGCATGGCACCATGCTGGGGCCACCCACAGAAGCCGAGCGGGCCGAGGAACGCAGCCGGAAGGAGTCTGCCAGGAGG CACCTGACCGAGCACATGGACACGCCTCAGCTGGCCTCTGGCTTCGAGGCTGCTATCAGCAGCTTTGACAAGAACTTCTCTGCTCACCTGCTGGACCTGCTGGCCCGACTGAGCATCTATAGCACTAGCGACTGCGAGCACGGCATGGCCAGTGTCATCTCCAG GCTGGACTTCAACGGCTTCTACGCGGAGCGCCTGGAGCGCCTGTCTGCAGAGAGGAGCCAGAGGGCAGCACCACCTGTGCCCGGCCCCCGAGGGCCCTCAGCAGCAGTGCCCAGGGTGGCGGTCACTGCACAGTGA
- the TUBGCP2 gene encoding gamma-tubulin complex component 2 isoform X3 yields the protein MSEFRIHHDVNELLSLLRVRGGDGAEVYMDLLQKNRTPYVSTTVSAHSAKVKIAEFSRTPEDFLKKYDELKSKNARNLDPLVYLLSKLTEDRETLQYLQQNAKDRGELAASSTTSFSVPASASKMSLQELEELRKQLGSVATGSTLQQSFELTRKMLRDKQNKRNLGQPLPVFPAWVYERPALTGDFLIGSGLSTDVALPIGALPLAAQEAAVVEDLLYVLVGVDGRYITAQPLAGRQTRTFLVDPNLDLSIRELVNRILPVAASYSTVTRFIEEKSSFEYGQVNHALAAAMRTLVKEYLILVTQLEQLHRQGLLSLQKLWFYIQPAMRTVDILASLATSVDKGECLGGATLSLLHDRTVNYTGDSQAQELCLYLTKAASVPYFEVLEKWIYRGIINDPYSEFMVEEHELRKEKIQEDYNDRYWDQRYTVVPQQIPSFLQKMAGKILSTGKYLNVVRECGRDVTCPVAQEILYTLKERAYVEQIEKAFSYASRVLLDFLMQEQELLAHLRSIKRYFLMDQGDFFVHFMDLTEEELRKPVEDITPTRLEALLELALRMSTANTDPFKDDLKIDLMPHDLVTQLLRVLAIETRQEKAMAHVDPTELTLSGLEAFSFDYIVKWPLSLIISRKALTRYQMLFRHMFYCKHVERQLCNVWISNKAAKQHALTSARWFASAFTLRQRMLNFVQNIQYYMMFEVMEPTWHVLEKNLKSACNIDDVLGHHTSFLDTCLKDCMLTNPELLKVFSKLMSVCVMFTNCMQSPWLC from the exons ATGAGTGAGTTTCGGATTCACCATGACGTCAACGAACTGCTCAGCTTGCTCCGTGTGCGTGGGGGCGACGGGGCAGAGGTCTACATGGACCTGCTACAGAAGAACAGGACGCCCTACGTGTCCACAACAGTGTCCGCTCACAGTGCCAAG GTTAAAATCGCGGAGTTTTCTCGTACTCCAgaagactttttaaagaaatatgatgAACTCAAATCCAAAAATGCAAGGAACCTGGATCCTTTGGTGTACTTGCTGTCAAAGTTGACAGAAGACAGAGAG ACCCTGCAGTATCTACAGCAGAACGCGAAGGACAGGGGTGAGCTGGCtgccagcagcaccaccagctTCAGCGTCCCAGCCTCGGCCTCCAAGATGTCCTtgcaggagctggaggagctcAGGAAGCAGCTGGGCAGTGTAGCCACAGGCTCCACCTTGCAGCAG TCCTTCGAGCTTACCAGAAAGATGCTTCGTGACAAGCAGAACAAGAGGAATCTGGGCCAGCCTCTCCCTGTCTTCCCGGCCTGGGTGTATGAGAGGCCAGCGCTGACAGGGGACTTTCTCATTGGCTCTGGGCTGAGTACGGATGTGGCCTTGCCCATAG GTGCACTGCCCCTGGCTGCCCAGGAGGCAGCTGTGGTGGAGGACTTGCTGTATGTGCTGGTGGGCGTGGATGGCCGGTATATCactgcccagcccctggctgggAGGCAGACTCGCACTTTCCTTGTGGACCCCAACCTTGACCTGTCCATCCGCGAGTTGGTGAACAGGATCCTCCCCGTGGCTGCCAGCTACTCCACTGTGACCAG GTTCATCGAGGAGAAGTCTTCCTTCGAGTATGGCCAGGTGAACCATGCGCTGGCGGCCGCCATGCGCACCCTGGTCAAGGAGTACCTGATCCTGGTCACACAGCTGGAACAGTTGCACAGACAGGGCCTGCTGTCGCTGCAGAAGCTCTGGTTCTACATCCAGCCGGCCATGCGCACTGTGGACATCCTGGCCTCCCTCG CCACCTCAGTGGACAAAGGTGAGTGCCTCGGGGGCGCAACGCTAAGCTTGCTCCACGACAGGACGGTCAACTACACAGGAGacagccaggcccaggagctgtgCCTGTACCTCACCAAGGCGGCCAGCGTGCCCTACTTTGAGGTTCTGGAAAAGTGGATCTATCGGGGCATCATCAATGACCCATACAG TGAGTTCATGGTGGAGGAGCACGAGCTGCGCAAGGAGAAGATCCAGGAGGACTACAACGACCGCTACTGGGACCAGCGCTACACTGTTGTGCCCCAACAGATCCCGTCCTTCCTGCAGAAAATGGCTGGCAAGATCCTCAGCACAG GGAAGTACCTGAATGTGGTCCGAGAGTGTGGCCGTGATGTCACATGCCCTGTGGCCCAGGAGATCCTCTACACACTGAAGGAGCGGGCATATGTGGAGCAGATCGAGAAGGCCTTCAGCTATGCCAGCAGGGTACTCCTGGACTTTCTGatgcaggagcaggagctgctggCCCACTTGAG GTCCATCAAGCGCTACTTCCTGATGGACCAGGGGGACTTTTTCGTGCACTTCATGGACCTCACCGAGGAAGAGCTAAGGAAACCTGTGGAAGACATCACGCCCACACGGCTGGAGGCCCTGCTGGAGCTGGCCCTGCGCATGAGCACTGCCAACACCGACCCCTTCAAGGATGACCTCAAG ATCGACCTAATGCCTCATGACCTGGTCACCCAGCTGCTCCGGGTGCTGGCCATCGAGACCAGGCAAGAGAAGGCCATGGCTCACGTGGACCCCACTGAGCTCACCCTTAGTGGGCTCGAGGCTTTCTCCTTTGACTACATCGTCAAGTGGCCGCTGTCGCTCATCATCAGCAG GAAGGCACTGACCCGCTACCAGATGCTGTTCCGGCACATGTTCTACTGCAAGCACGTGGAGCGTCAGCTCTGCAACGTGTGGATCAGCAACAAGGCCGCCAAGCAGCACGCGTTGACCTCAGCCCGCTG GTTCGCCAGTGCCTTCACGCTGCGCCAGCGCATGCTCAACTTCGTGCAGAACATCCAGTACTACATGATGTTCGAGGTCATGGAGCCCACCTGGCACGTTCTGGAGAAGAACCTCAAGTCT GCCTGCAACATTGATGACGTCCTGGGCCACCACACGAGCTTCCTGGACACGTGCCTGAAGGACTGCATGCTGACCAACCCTGAGCTGCTGAAGGTCTTCTCCAAGCTCATGTCGGTGTGCGTCATGTTCACTAACTGTATGCAG AGTCCATGGCTGTGCTGA
- the ZNF511 gene encoding zinc finger protein 511 isoform X2, with translation MGADGGRRAPAAMRLPSALQGRLAGGPGAAEPLPVERDPAAAAEPFGFAARQVRLPREHEFFEDGDVQRHLYLQDVLTQVAEVPDRPRVPEFTCQVAGCRQVFDTLEYYEHHYHTRHRHVCALCQRAFPSGHLLDAHVQEWHDSLFQVLSERQDMFQCLVEGCTEKFRTSRDRKDHLVRRHLYPADFRFDKAKKSRGVPPTICFGQGASRGFSRTKR, from the exons ATGGGGGCGGACGGTGGCCGGCGGGCGCCTGCGGCGATGCGCCTGCCGTCCGCGCTGCAGGGCCGCTTAGCCGGCGGGCCCGGGGCGGCCGAGCCGCTGCCTGTGGAACGGGACCCCGCGGCGGCGGCCGAGCCCTTCGGTTTTGCGGCGCGCCAGGTGCGCCTCCCGCGGGAGCACGAGTTCTTCGAG GATGGGGACGTACAGAGGCACCTGTACCTCCAGGACGTGCTCACGCAGGTGGCAGAGGTGCCGGACAGGCCCAG GGTGCCCGAATTCACTTGTCAGGTGGCGGGCTGCCGCCAGGTGTTTGACACACTGGAGTACTACGAACACCACTACCACACGCGGCACCGGCACGTGTGTGCCCTCTGCCAGCGAGCCTTCCCCTCTGGACACCTGTTGGACGCCCACGTGCAGGAGTGGCATGATTCGCTCTTCCAGGTCCTGTCAGAGAGGCAGGACATG TTCCAGTGCCTGGTGGAGGGCTGTACCGAGAAGTTCAGGACCAGCAGGGACCGGAAGGATCACTTGGTGAGACGTCATCTGTACCCTGCAGACTTCCGGTTTGACAAAGCAAAGAAAAGCCGAGG GGTGCCCCCTACCATCTGCTTCGGACAAGGTGCATCTCGAGGGTTCAGCCGCACCAAGAGATGA
- the ZNF511 gene encoding zinc finger protein 511 isoform X1, with the protein MGADGGRRAPAAMRLPSALQGRLAGGPGAAEPLPVERDPAAAAEPFGFAARQVRLPREHEFFEDGDVQRHLYLQDVLTQVAEVPDRPRVPEFTCQVAGCRQVFDTLEYYEHHYHTRHRHVCALCQRAFPSGHLLDAHVQEWHDSLFQVLSERQDMFQCLVEGCTEKFRTSRDRKDHLVRRHLYPADFRFDKAKKSRGPATPGASAGALGGDRQSEGDPMEVGSTATAPTTTSSDRRVFSHRVPPTICFGQGASRGFSRTKR; encoded by the exons ATGGGGGCGGACGGTGGCCGGCGGGCGCCTGCGGCGATGCGCCTGCCGTCCGCGCTGCAGGGCCGCTTAGCCGGCGGGCCCGGGGCGGCCGAGCCGCTGCCTGTGGAACGGGACCCCGCGGCGGCGGCCGAGCCCTTCGGTTTTGCGGCGCGCCAGGTGCGCCTCCCGCGGGAGCACGAGTTCTTCGAG GATGGGGACGTACAGAGGCACCTGTACCTCCAGGACGTGCTCACGCAGGTGGCAGAGGTGCCGGACAGGCCCAG GGTGCCCGAATTCACTTGTCAGGTGGCGGGCTGCCGCCAGGTGTTTGACACACTGGAGTACTACGAACACCACTACCACACGCGGCACCGGCACGTGTGTGCCCTCTGCCAGCGAGCCTTCCCCTCTGGACACCTGTTGGACGCCCACGTGCAGGAGTGGCATGATTCGCTCTTCCAGGTCCTGTCAGAGAGGCAGGACATG TTCCAGTGCCTGGTGGAGGGCTGTACCGAGAAGTTCAGGACCAGCAGGGACCGGAAGGATCACTTGGTGAGACGTCATCTGTACCCTGCAGACTTCCGGTTTGACAAAGCAAAGAAAAGCCGAGG CCCAGCCACGCCAGGGGCCAGTGCAGGAGCCCTGGGAGGTGACAGGCAGTCTGAAGGGGACCCCATGGAAGTTGGCTCAACTGCAACAGCACCCACAACCACCTCCAGTGACAGAAGGGTCTTCAGCCACAG GGTGCCCCCTACCATCTGCTTCGGACAAGGTGCATCTCGAGGGTTCAGCCGCACCAAGAGATGA